In Solimonas sp. K1W22B-7, the DNA window TGGCGCAGGCCCGCCGGAAACAACACGGCCCCCGGAACAAGGATGATCCGGGGGCCGCGGTACAGCGGTAGAGAGGGATCAGGCCGCCAGGCTGGCGCGCCGCGACTGTGTGTCGTAGCTCTCCGGGATCGCCACGCGCAGGGCCTCGATCGCATGCTGGGCCACGCGCATCTGCTGCGGCTCCTGCGTCTGCGACAGCCCCGCCTGCAGCCAGCCCTGCACCGCCGCCACGGCGGTGGACACCTTCATCACCAGGTAGTGATCGGCCGGAAGATCCAGCATGAAGCACTGCTCGATCTGCGTGAGCTGGTCCATTGCCTTGACGGGTTCAACGGCCCAGGCACGCACCATGCGCGACAGGTCGTTGCAGAAGTCGAGCGCGTCGTCGAGAGTCATCCGTGTCTCTCCCTGGTCGGGTCGGTTGATGGACAAATGATCCGCGCCTTGTGGGGCGGCGGTGTGACAAGGATGCGTTTCCTGGCTGAACGGCAGCTGAAAATGGCCGTCATTGGTTTGTAATTTACTTATAACAATCAGAAGCTTGCGGAATGCGGCGGGTTTCGCGGGCGAGCGTGCAGGATGCACGGGCATCGACGCGAGGACTGCGCGCCAACGGAGGATGTCAGTAGCCTGCTTCCCGTTGATGCCGAACCGCGAGCACCAGGACCACATCGCTGTCTTCTTCGAAGCTGTACAGGGCGACATAGCCTGAGTGCCCGCGGGAAATGACCAGTTCCCGGATCTCGCCGTCCACGACCCGACCTATCAGCGGATGGTTGGCCAGGACCTGTATGGCCTCCACGATCAGATTCACCGTCGCCAGGGCCGCTGCGGGAGCCGATTCCCGGAGGAAGTCGGTCAGCCGATCGAGATCGGCGAGTGCCCGCGTGGCGTAGATCAGCTCCGCCAAGATTTCGCCTTGGGCTTTGGCGCGGTCTTGCCCGCCGCGCGCTGGCGAACATAGGCGTGGACATCCGCCGCCGCGTATCCCTTGCCGCTGCGGAGGGCCTCGCTGCGTGCCGCTTGCGCCTGCGCGATGAATTCCGCGCGCTTCTCCGCGGCAGCAGCCGCCAGGCGAATGGCGTCCACCATGAAAGCGTGAGGCGTCACGCCCTGCTGCTGCGCAGCGGCGATCGCACGCTCCTTCACGTCGTCAGGCAGCTTGAGCGAAGTGGTCGAAGCCATGGCCGGTGTCCGGAGAGCGGGGTGTCACCATGGTAACACCCATGATTCAGACCCGGCAATTCTGCCCTGAACCGACGCCCGGCAGGGTGCGCATCGCACTTAAAACCGCTTCTCCCACAGCAACCCCACCTCATCGGAACCGATGATCGGCAGCAGCCGCGCCTGGTCGTCGCGGTAGGGCGTGACCAGCCAGTGGGATACCCCCCAGGACAGTGCACTGGCCGCGATCACGTCGCGCCAGCGGTGATGATCGGTGTCGACGCGCACATGGGCCACGTAGGCGGACGCCAGATAGGCCGGCACGCCGTACTTCCAGCCGTAGCGCTCCGACAGGAAGGCCGCTCCCGAAACGATGAAGGAGGTATGCCCGGAGGGGAAGCCGTAGGGATGGCCGTTCGGGCGCTCGCCCCAGCTGGTTTCGTTGAACGCCACGCGCAGCGCGGTGTTGAGCACCAGGCTGGTGGCGGTGCTGTAGAACCACTGCTTCTCGCCCTGGTCGTCGTCCTTGAAGTAGGCGATGCCGTAGGCGCCCAGCGGAATGACGCCGGTCAGGATGTCCGCCACCAATTCCTCATCGCTGGCGGCCGAGGCCGTGGCGGAATGCAGGCCGATCAGCGCGGCCAGCGCGACTGCGAGCGGAAATCTGGACATGAGGTTCTCCTTGTCGAGAGTGCCGGGCACGA includes these proteins:
- a CDS encoding CopG family ribbon-helix-helix protein, producing MASTTSLKLPDDVKERAIAAAQQQGVTPHAFMVDAIRLAAAAAEKRAEFIAQAQAARSEALRSGKGYAAADVHAYVRQRAAGKTAPKPKAKSWRS
- a CDS encoding type II toxin-antitoxin system RelE/ParE family toxin, translated to MAELIYATRALADLDRLTDFLRESAPAAALATVNLIVEAIQVLANHPLIGRVVDGEIRELVISRGHSGYVALYSFEEDSDVVLVLAVRHQREAGY
- a CDS encoding phosphatase PAP2 family protein; amino-acid sequence: MSRFPLAVALAALIGLHSATASAASDEELVADILTGVIPLGAYGIAYFKDDDQGEKQWFYSTATSLVLNTALRVAFNETSWGERPNGHPYGFPSGHTSFIVSGAAFLSERYGWKYGVPAYLASAYVAHVRVDTDHHRWRDVIAASALSWGVSHWLVTPYRDDQARLLPIIGSDEVGLLWEKRF